A DNA window from Ammospiza nelsoni isolate bAmmNel1 chromosome 31, bAmmNel1.pri, whole genome shotgun sequence contains the following coding sequences:
- the LOC132085565 gene encoding uncharacterized protein LOC132085565 isoform X2 translates to MMQPWSPWSLYWDLEFFTRELWVTLHRIDNAWWPQDVTSDDDSPFNALRQTLAAYKSTPGTTLLPVGLAVGEWLWSVSALVNSWVRLARAATKLRKACRDLATKAADRVATAAARARELQDKAAHYGTAQENMVELGQALGGEERAKVVAGHGAQVRREARLTASEATRATMVRQRVETALGLLERLVAACDEATAFPRELLRLLRNTKTALKGINEASLNVLKGLVAKVAQAEQLWEANARLAKDHLLGAVDDFIKVYFTGGCARPSACEVAERCQRAIEDIPRLLRPPEHPQSVPNVSPVTMEPQEVSPPHLQVLVAVVATLGKLLATMTGPHSDKSPNSLHEDLKNFTRSLRAILNHGNVTSLGHPGVASLGQALATLGATPGTTWANGRAVAKAWRELVARLVDRWDWLSREATKLRDNHRKVIVNQQLMVALDKEEVAREMATYDAQVAAATNEAMGEAVAATRRGRWAVVALGLLQRLVATCDRATLFYWNMEWRLRDIEAILKGTNEASPDVLQALVAKVAKFEWLWEASTRLAKDHLLGTLGGIDNILLSPYGGWGGPGGPGRCAVAKQCQKAIKDIPRLLQESFTWEH, encoded by the exons ATGATGCAGCCCTGGTCCCCATGGTCCCTGTACTGGGACCTGGAGTTCTTCACCAGGGAGCTCTGGGTCACCCTGCACCGCATTGATAACGCCTGGTGGCCCCAAGATGTCACCTCCGATGATGATAGCCCTTTCAACGCCCTGAGGCAGACCCTGGCTGCCTACAAGAGCACCCCAGGGACCACCTTGTTACCTGTGGGATTGGCGGTTGGTGAGTGGCTGTGGTCGGTGTCTGCGCTTGTGAACAGCTGGGTCCGgctggccagggcagccacCAAGCTCCGCAAGgcctgcagggatttggccaCCAAGGCGGCTGACAGGGTGGCCACCGCCGCCGCCcgggccagggagctgcaggacaagGCTGCACATTatgggacagctcaggaaaacatgGTGGAGCTGGGTCAGGCCCTGGGCGGGGAGGAGAGGGCCAAGGTGGTGGCCGGGCATGGAGCCCAGGTGAGGAGAGAGGCCAGGCTGACTGCCAGTGAGGCAACAAGGGCCACCATGGTGAGACAGCGGGTGGAGACGGCcttggggctgctggagcgctTGGTGGCCGCATGTGACGAAGCCACCGCGTTCCCCCGGGAGCTGCTGCGCCTGCTCAGGAACACCAAGACCGCCTTGAAGGGGATAAATGAGGCATCTCTCAATGTCCTCAAGGGCTTGGTGGCCAAGGTGGCCCAGGCcgagcagctgtgggaggccaATGCCCGCCTGGCCAAAGATCACCTGCTGGGGGCAGTTGACGACTTCATCAAGGTCTATTTCACCGGTGGTTGCGCCAGACCCAGTGCTTGTGAGGTGGCCGAGCGGTGTCAAAGAGCCATCGAGGACATCCCAAGGCTCCTTCGacccccagagcatccccagagtgtccccaaTGTATCCCCAGTGACCATGGAGCCCCAAGAG GTGTCCCCTCCACACCTTCAGGTGCTGGTGGCCGTGGTGGCCACCCTGGGCAAGCTGCTGGCCACCATGACTGGGCCACACAGTGACAAGTCCCCAAACTCCTTACATGAGGACCTGAAGAACTTCACCCGGAGCCTTCGTGCAATCCTGAACCACGGCAATGTCACCTCTCTGGGCCACCCTGGTGTTGCCTCCCTGGGCCAGGCCCTGGCCACCCTTGGGGCCACCCCTGGGACCACCTGGGCCAATGGGAGAGCTGTGGCCAAGGCCTGGCGGGAGTTGGTGGCCAGGCTCGTGGACCGCTGGGACTGGCTGTCCAGGGAGGCCACCAAGCTCCGTGACAACCACAGGAAGGTAATCGTGAACCAGCAGCTGATGGTGGCCCTGGACAAGGAGGAAGTGGCCAGGGAAATGGCCACATACGATGCCCAGGTGGCGGCAGCCACCAATGAGGCCATGGGAGAGGCTGTGGCGGCCACCAGGAGGGGACGTTGGGCAgtggtggccctggggctgctgcagcgcTTGGTGGCCACATGTGACAGAGCCACCTTGTTCTACTGGAACATGGAGTGGCGGCTCAGGGACATCGAGGCCATCCTGAAGGGGACAAACGAGGCGTCCCCTGATGTCCTCCAGGCCTTGGTAGCCAAAGTGGCCAAGTTTGAGTGGCTGTGGGAGGCCAGCACCCGCCTGGCCAAGGATCACCTGCTTGGGACACTTGGGGGCATCGACAACATCCTCTTGAGTCCCTATGGTGGCTGGGGTGGCCCCGGTGGCCCTGGCAGGTGTGCAGTGGCCAAGCAGTGCCAAAAAGCCATCAAGGACATCCcgaggctgctgcaggaaagtTTCACATGGGAGCACTGA
- the LOC132085565 gene encoding uncharacterized protein LOC132085565 isoform X1 produces MEPQELSPALLQPQVTVVAILGELLDALSSQDEMMQPWSPWSLYWDLEFFTRELWVTLHRIDNAWWPQDVTSDDDSPFNALRQTLAAYKSTPGTTLLPVGLAVGEWLWSVSALVNSWVRLARAATKLRKACRDLATKAADRVATAAARARELQDKAAHYGTAQENMVELGQALGGEERAKVVAGHGAQVRREARLTASEATRATMVRQRVETALGLLERLVAACDEATAFPRELLRLLRNTKTALKGINEASLNVLKGLVAKVAQAEQLWEANARLAKDHLLGAVDDFIKVYFTGGCARPSACEVAERCQRAIEDIPRLLRPPEHPQSVPNVSPVTMEPQEVSPPHLQVLVAVVATLGKLLATMTGPHSDKSPNSLHEDLKNFTRSLRAILNHGNVTSLGHPGVASLGQALATLGATPGTTWANGRAVAKAWRELVARLVDRWDWLSREATKLRDNHRKVIVNQQLMVALDKEEVAREMATYDAQVAAATNEAMGEAVAATRRGRWAVVALGLLQRLVATCDRATLFYWNMEWRLRDIEAILKGTNEASPDVLQALVAKVAKFEWLWEASTRLAKDHLLGTLGGIDNILLSPYGGWGGPGGPGRCAVAKQCQKAIKDIPRLLQESFTWEH; encoded by the exons ATGGAGCCCCAAGAG ctgtccccggccctgctgcagccacaagtcACCGTGGTGGCCATCCTGGGTGAGCTGCTGGACGCCCTGAGCAGTCAGGACGAGATGATGCAGCCCTGGTCCCCATGGTCCCTGTACTGGGACCTGGAGTTCTTCACCAGGGAGCTCTGGGTCACCCTGCACCGCATTGATAACGCCTGGTGGCCCCAAGATGTCACCTCCGATGATGATAGCCCTTTCAACGCCCTGAGGCAGACCCTGGCTGCCTACAAGAGCACCCCAGGGACCACCTTGTTACCTGTGGGATTGGCGGTTGGTGAGTGGCTGTGGTCGGTGTCTGCGCTTGTGAACAGCTGGGTCCGgctggccagggcagccacCAAGCTCCGCAAGgcctgcagggatttggccaCCAAGGCGGCTGACAGGGTGGCCACCGCCGCCGCCcgggccagggagctgcaggacaagGCTGCACATTatgggacagctcaggaaaacatgGTGGAGCTGGGTCAGGCCCTGGGCGGGGAGGAGAGGGCCAAGGTGGTGGCCGGGCATGGAGCCCAGGTGAGGAGAGAGGCCAGGCTGACTGCCAGTGAGGCAACAAGGGCCACCATGGTGAGACAGCGGGTGGAGACGGCcttggggctgctggagcgctTGGTGGCCGCATGTGACGAAGCCACCGCGTTCCCCCGGGAGCTGCTGCGCCTGCTCAGGAACACCAAGACCGCCTTGAAGGGGATAAATGAGGCATCTCTCAATGTCCTCAAGGGCTTGGTGGCCAAGGTGGCCCAGGCcgagcagctgtgggaggccaATGCCCGCCTGGCCAAAGATCACCTGCTGGGGGCAGTTGACGACTTCATCAAGGTCTATTTCACCGGTGGTTGCGCCAGACCCAGTGCTTGTGAGGTGGCCGAGCGGTGTCAAAGAGCCATCGAGGACATCCCAAGGCTCCTTCGacccccagagcatccccagagtgtccccaaTGTATCCCCAGTGACCATGGAGCCCCAAGAG GTGTCCCCTCCACACCTTCAGGTGCTGGTGGCCGTGGTGGCCACCCTGGGCAAGCTGCTGGCCACCATGACTGGGCCACACAGTGACAAGTCCCCAAACTCCTTACATGAGGACCTGAAGAACTTCACCCGGAGCCTTCGTGCAATCCTGAACCACGGCAATGTCACCTCTCTGGGCCACCCTGGTGTTGCCTCCCTGGGCCAGGCCCTGGCCACCCTTGGGGCCACCCCTGGGACCACCTGGGCCAATGGGAGAGCTGTGGCCAAGGCCTGGCGGGAGTTGGTGGCCAGGCTCGTGGACCGCTGGGACTGGCTGTCCAGGGAGGCCACCAAGCTCCGTGACAACCACAGGAAGGTAATCGTGAACCAGCAGCTGATGGTGGCCCTGGACAAGGAGGAAGTGGCCAGGGAAATGGCCACATACGATGCCCAGGTGGCGGCAGCCACCAATGAGGCCATGGGAGAGGCTGTGGCGGCCACCAGGAGGGGACGTTGGGCAgtggtggccctggggctgctgcagcgcTTGGTGGCCACATGTGACAGAGCCACCTTGTTCTACTGGAACATGGAGTGGCGGCTCAGGGACATCGAGGCCATCCTGAAGGGGACAAACGAGGCGTCCCCTGATGTCCTCCAGGCCTTGGTAGCCAAAGTGGCCAAGTTTGAGTGGCTGTGGGAGGCCAGCACCCGCCTGGCCAAGGATCACCTGCTTGGGACACTTGGGGGCATCGACAACATCCTCTTGAGTCCCTATGGTGGCTGGGGTGGCCCCGGTGGCCCTGGCAGGTGTGCAGTGGCCAAGCAGTGCCAAAAAGCCATCAAGGACATCCcgaggctgctgcaggaaagtTTCACATGGGAGCACTGA